A DNA window from Candidatus Edwardsbacteria bacterium contains the following coding sequences:
- a CDS encoding DUF559 domain-containing protein, with protein MPSGLIRLQKVKSNKLELAKWMRRNMTLAEKCFWNAVKTDRFMGLHFRRQQIIHGFIADFYCEELNLVVEIDGGIHEEQKDYDKLRDQIINQYGIKVIRFANEEVVNKNDWVLSKIKELAYPVDKRL; from the coding sequence ATGCCCAGCGGATTAATACGTTTACAAAAGGTTAAGTCCAATAAATTAGAATTGGCCAAATGGATGCGAAGGAATATGACTTTGGCCGAGAAATGCTTTTGGAATGCGGTTAAAACAGATAGATTCATGGGGCTTCATTTCAGGCGACAGCAGATCATACATGGCTTCATAGCTGATTTTTATTGCGAAGAACTTAATCTGGTGGTAGAAATAGACGGCGGAATACACGAAGAACAGAAGGACTACGACAAACTCCGGGATCAGATAATCAACCAATACGGCATAAAGGTCATTCGCTTTGCCAACGAAGAGGTTGTCAATAAGAACGACTGGGTGTTATCCAAAATAAAGGAGCTGGCATATCCTGTTGACAAGCGTCTTTGA